The following nucleotide sequence is from Agromyces sp. SYSU T00194.
CTCGGCGAGCCGGGCGCTGGTGAAGAACCCGAGGCCGGCGTTCGCGCCGGTGACGACGTAGGTGCGGCCGTCGAGGCGCGGCAGCGCGACGGGGTACCAGCTCATGCGGTCGGCCCGCCCGAGGCATCCGTCGCCTCGCCCGCGATCTGCTCGTGGTGCTGGATCACCTCGGCGACGACGAAGTTGAACCACTTCTCGGCGAAGGCGGGGTCGAGGTGCGCGTCGACGGCGAGCGCGCGCAGGCGCGCGATCTGGCGCTTCTCGCGCTCGGGGTCCGACGGGGGCAGGCCGTGCTCGGCCTTCAGGCGGCCGACCTTCTGCGTGAACTTGAACCGCTCGGCGAGCAGGTGGATCAGCGCCGCGTCGATGTTGTCGATGCTCGAGCGGATGCCCAGCAGCTCCGTCATCACGGCAGCCTGGTCGTCGGGGCGGATCTCAGCCATGTGAACGACCCTAGCGAGTCGGGGGCACGGCGGTCGCGGCGCGGGTCACCGGCCGGGACGAGCGGCCGGGTGCCACGCGCCTCACGCTGGCGCGGCACCCCGCGCGACCGCGCGCTTCGCGAGCAGCGCGTCGACCCGGCCCTGCGCGAGCAGGATGCCCGCGAGCACGAGCACGGCGCCGACCGGCTCGTGCCAGCCGAATCGCTCGTGCAGCAGCAGCACGCCGAGCACGACGCCCACGACCGGGGTCACGTAGGTGACGGTCGACATGCCCGTCGGCCCCCAGGCGCGCAGCACGTTCACCTGCCAGACGTAGGCGAGCCCGGTGCCGAGCACGCCGAGCGCGACGAGGCTCGCCACCACCGGGAGGTCGAGCTGCACGGGCTGCCAGGCGACGACCGGGGTGAGCAGCGCCATGATCACCCCCGCGATGCCGATGTTCAGGAAGGCGAAGGTCGCGGGCGCGATGGGCCGCGAGCTCAGGAACCTCTTGGTGTAGCCGAGGATGAACCCGTAGCAGACGACCGCGCCGAGGCACGCGAGCTGCCCGGCGAGCTCCCCGCCGAGGCGCACCTGCCACGGGGCGATGATCACGATCACGCCGCCGATGCCGACCGCGACGCCCGCCCAGCGCAGCGCGCTCAGCTTCTCGACGCGGAACGCGAGCGTCGCCATGAGGGCGGTCGCGATGGGCGTGGCCGCGTTGTAGATCGACGCGAGGCTCGAGGTCACGTACTGCTCGGCCCACGCGTACAGGGTGTGCGGGATGACGCAGAAGGTGATCGCGATCACCGTGAAGTGCAGCCACACGATCGGCTCCCTCGGCAGCACCGGCCCCGTGCCGACGCGCGGGCGCATGACGAGCACGATGAGGCCCAGCGTGACGCCGCCGAGCACGAGCCTGGACCACGAGACCTGCGAGAACGAGACGCCGTCGAGGGCGACCTTCATGAAGAGGAAGCTCGACCCCCAGAACAGGCCCATGCCGAGGAACTGCAGCACGACGGATGCCCGGCCGGGGCCGGTCGCCGTGCCGGATGCGGACGCGGGTGCCGCCGTCGCGCCGGGGGTCGGGGCGATCGCCCCGGTGCTGCCGTGTGTCACGATCTGGACGCTACTCGCGGGCGGCCCGCGTCCGGCGTGCCGGCGGGTGCGCTGTCCGGAA
It contains:
- a CDS encoding chorismate mutase, with the protein product MAEIRPDDQAAVMTELLGIRSSIDNIDAALIHLLAERFKFTQKVGRLKAEHGLPPSDPEREKRQIARLRALAVDAHLDPAFAEKWFNFVVAEVIQHHEQIAGEATDASGGPTA
- a CDS encoding DMT family transporter; this translates as MTHGSTGAIAPTPGATAAPASASGTATGPGRASVVLQFLGMGLFWGSSFLFMKVALDGVSFSQVSWSRLVLGGVTLGLIVLVMRPRVGTGPVLPREPIVWLHFTVIAITFCVIPHTLYAWAEQYVTSSLASIYNAATPIATALMATLAFRVEKLSALRWAGVAVGIGGVIVIIAPWQVRLGGELAGQLACLGAVVCYGFILGYTKRFLSSRPIAPATFAFLNIGIAGVIMALLTPVVAWQPVQLDLPVVASLVALGVLGTGLAYVWQVNVLRAWGPTGMSTVTYVTPVVGVVLGVLLLHERFGWHEPVGAVLVLAGILLAQGRVDALLAKRAVARGAAPA